GCTCTCGCGGATGTGGGCGCGGACGCGGATTCCGGAGGCGGCGGCCCACTTCTGGCCGGTGCGCCAGGGATGAGCCCGGGGAGTGCCTCCCTGGTGGAGCACCTCCGCCAGGCCCACGCGCGGCGTGCCCCGTTGCGCGAGGACCCGCGCACCACGGCCTTCCGGCTCGTCAACGGCGAGCCCGATGGTGTGCCGGACGTGACGGTGGACGTCTTCGAGTACCTCCACGTGGTGAGCCTCTACCGGGACTTCACCCCGGAGGAGGAGCAGGCGCTGCTGGAGGGTGTGATGTCCGCCTGGGCGCCGCGCAGCGTGTACCTGAAGCGCCGGCCCAAGGAGGCGCGCCACCTGGCCAACGTGGCGAAGGAGCAGCTCGCCCCCGAGCAGGCCGAGCGCGGCGAGCCGGTGGAGTCGCTGGTGGCGCTGGAGAACGGGCTGCGCTTCCTCATCCGTCCGGGGCAGGGGCTGTCGGTGGGCCTCTACCTGGACATGCGTGACACGCGGGCGTGGCTGGCCGGAGAGGTGCGCGGCCTCACCGTGCTCAACCTCTTCTCGTACACGTGTGGCTTTGGCGTGGCGGCCACCGCGGGGGGGGCGAAGCGTGTCCTCAACATCGACGCGAGCCGCCGCGTGCTGGACTGGGGCGAGGAGAATGCCCGCCTCAATGGCCAGGCGGTGGACCGGTACGACTACGTGGCCGGAGATGTCTTCGAGTGGC
The sequence above is drawn from the Archangium gephyra genome and encodes:
- a CDS encoding class I SAM-dependent rRNA methyltransferase, coding for MSPGSASLVEHLRQAHARRAPLREDPRTTAFRLVNGEPDGVPDVTVDVFEYLHVVSLYRDFTPEEEQALLEGVMSAWAPRSVYLKRRPKEARHLANVAKEQLAPEQAERGEPVESLVALENGLRFLIRPGQGLSVGLYLDMRDTRAWLAGEVRGLTVLNLFSYTCGFGVAATAGGAKRVLNIDASRRVLDWGEENARLNGQAVDRYDYVAGDVFEWLGRLARKGETFDVVVADPPSFATTRTSRFSAARDYAQLAEAAARVVTPGGRLVACCNLATLEPRRFEAMVTEGVSRAKRKGRGLLPLGPSPVDFPASPAHPAALKVRVLELP